Within Thermococcus celer Vu 13 = JCM 8558, the genomic segment TTCGTCCACATGATCCTTCTTGAGTACATCACCCCGGTGCTCTTCGTGTTCGGGATAATCGTGCTCCCGCTGATTCTGATCCTCCAGTACGCCTTTGGATTCCAAATTCTTGACATAATCCTCCCCATCAAGCCCATGGTGCTAATATTCCTTACTGTCTATCTGCTCCAATACCTCGCAGGGGTTCTTATAAGCGCCCTCGCCATAGCGATGGAAAGGGGCTCCCCAACCGCGGTCAGGTACCTCCCGGCGATCTTCATCTATTATGCAATCTACAACCCCCTCCTGTCCCTGGCAAAGGTTGACGCCATGATGAGGTTCTTCCGGGGGGTAATTCAGTCATGGTAGGGAACAGAAGCTTTTTTATCTCCCTGGGGACGGTGTTGCTTGTGCTCCTCATGGCGTCCCCGATAATCGCAGGGACGGTCACCTACCTCTACTCCGACTCCGGGGACATTCCACTGTACAGGGCAATTTCCAATAAAACCACCGTTGCTCTCTCCGAAAATCCAGAGGGAGGGGTGATCCTCGCCATCGACCTCAACTACGGGTTTATGAACGAGAGTAGCAGAGAAACCCTTCCAGCCCTGCTGAAAGAAGCCCAGAAGGGCAAGACGGTTATAGTCGGACTCAACACCCTGAGGAGCCTCACGGTGGAGGCACCCACGACCCTGAGGTTACTTGGGATATCCGTTAACTTCACGACGGCAGGGATCGTAGAAGTCAAACCCAAAAACGGCTTCAAATTCAAGGCCTTTGGATACGACTCGGACGTTTACGGGGTAGCAATGATAAAAGCTCCTCACGAGAAGGTCATTATTAACTCCTCGGGGATTCCGGTACTCGTTGAGATACCCGTGGGGAAGGGAAAGCTCGTAGTCCTCACCATAAACCCCTCGGCCTATTACCTTGATACAAAGAATCCCGCAGTTGTAGACTTCATAGTCGCGGTGATAGAATACTACTCCAAGGAAGGCCTTCCGTTGACGGCCGTTGCCGCGGCCGTTATTCTGAGCGCTGGTGCCGCTTACGCCACGTTTTCGAACAATCCCC encodes:
- a CDS encoding helix-turn-helix domain-containing protein, which codes for MASPIIAGTVTYLYSDSGDIPLYRAISNKTTVALSENPEGGVILAIDLNYGFMNESSRETLPALLKEAQKGKTVIVGLNTLRSLTVEAPTTLRLLGISVNFTTAGIVEVKPKNGFKFKAFGYDSDVYGVAMIKAPHEKVIINSSGIPVLVEIPVGKGKLVVLTINPSAYYLDTKNPAVVDFIVAVIEYYSKEGLPLTAVAAAVILSAGAAYATFSNNPHAEKFRRWIKWIPLAIGRFMIPPEKVLKNKTRESIYRYIEAKGYSTVVDVASTFSISRTNARWHLNVLKRAGLLDETTIQNTTIYHPPGRENRQKAVRAFLLENKIRREIYNLLIRGKSISDIARTLGLSKSTVHHHVSVLREYGVVGNEEG